TCGGTCACGATCTTCGTTTGGGTCCCAAACAACGGTGAACTACTAGCAACCCTATCTCTTATTGAAAGACGAGTCAATCAATATTCGAGCCCATCCACTAATCGCGAAGTCAACCAGTTCCACTTTGACGTAAAGTCGGGGCTTGCCAATGCCCGGCTTATCAGAATACGAAGGCGACATTCCCAGCAACTTGGACACGAAATATCATCATGTTATAAGACTATGTTCGCCGTGTCATTCAATTCTCTATTACTGTCTATATCTTTGTTGTTTGGCAGTTACCTTTCAGTTCGCTCCGGGTTCCGATGTTCTTCTTCCTTTTAGCCGTGCACAGTCGTAATCAGAAACAGAATATTAATCACGCTATTTTCCACTCGAAAACGACAAGGTGAAGGATCGAAATATCGCTGACGAGGATCAACGTTGCAGTTGTCCTACATTCATACGTAGTAGATGTCATGCCCCATGTTTTGCTTGCATATTTAAGTAGATAAAGCtgctatcttttttttttttttttacttttggaAAACATTTACTTGAGATGCTAATGACATGTCTAAACGGTGCTCAAGTAGGACCGAAAAACCACCTCTTTGTCTTCGTTTAACGACAGACAGGTAAGGAAAAAGAGAATGTTAAGTAGTCTTTTGCCTAACGTGTTTAGCTATTAATTGGGATAATGAAATTGATGTCGGGAGACGAGTTAGAGAAATTTCAGGAGAACGCCCTATCACTTTTCGTCTCTGCAATGAAGATGTCCAGCATCAGTAGCATATATAGTTCCACGACACACAATCTATACGAACGGTGAAATTTGCACGTCTATACTTTAGGATGGACAGCTGGATCTTAAAAGATcagttttttttacatttataaatattttcaaaaatggctTTGGCTAAAACGCAAAAAGGAGGAATGAAGAAGAAGGTCGAAGATGGTTAGCATTTGCATCAAAGAGTTGGCGAATCAACAGTTTCCtacgtttttaaaattaggaTACAGTTTTCATTATCGTTCTTAATCATTGTTTTAAACGTTTGCCAATCTTTGCAAAATCACCAAACACCGGCAAAGAATCGAAGTGAACAAAGTGCAGAATACTAAAAACACCAAAGACCAATAACTTTCGACTTGCATACCAATCAATTGGATCGTCACGAGATCCCCTCATTCAGAAAGAGATGGCAGAATAAGTTGACGAGTGTGCGACTGTCTAACTGatctactacagaaaattggCGAGCGCAAAATAATTAACCCATTGGACACCACGTTTACACCcaggtacaaaaaaaaaagactatttcaatcagtaaaaataatcTTCGATGGAGACAAAGAACGGACCCTCCCACGATTTGAATTTCACTTCGTCAGGTTCCAATGCATTACAATCCCGCACGCACCGCTTCCCAAGAGTACCGTACGTCGTTGTTGTAGACTATGGCTGCAGCCATCGGACAGACAGACTAGGATTATTGTATTACTGGtgttgaaaataataaagcgCAGCAACGTGCCTCGGAGGCGCTCTTGACGTTCATAAACACGACAGCAATAATGGTGCGACAACAGTCAACGGCCCAACGTACGCTATATATCTACTTTAGTTACTGTTCTACACAAGGGAAAAACCTTCCTCTCTAAAGTTGGAAATACTAGCGACAATCGATTTctatttttcaatgaaaaaaaaattcgtctgTTATTGTTCTGTGCTGTTATAGGCAGGTGTTTGAAGACCGTAACTCACGTGGAAACTAActtctgaaattgaaactATCATAACTGCATTCATGACGAAAAGGGTTGTTGCTCGAGTTCAGTggcaacttaaaaaaaaaaaggattgcaGCCATTGCCTATTGAACTCGAAATAAATGGATCAATTACAGATTGGCGTCAGTCAAAGAAGTGGAACTTCTTGAACGGAAACCCGACAATCTGGAACCACCATATAACATAATTTCTAACCTCTTTACTGGCGATGTCGTtatttcccttcttttttaaagcgaAGTTAGATTAACTTTCTTCCTACATGAGAAGCACTTGCGCTATTAGACGGAATAGATGCCGTTAATTTTTCAGAGCAAGTAAAAGTGTCTAACGTACCGAACGAAGAAATAGTACACCGCACATCGAATGCAGGGACGTATGTAAATGTCTAACAGAGCTGCACGACGTGACGGCTGACGACCGACTGGTCTGCTCTAATTCTTTCTTTGCTCTATATGGTCCCTATTTCTCTGTCACTGTGCACAACAGCGAGGATACAGGCATTCGGCTACATAAATCCGGTGTCTAGTCTTTATGCTCTACACACCCGAGGCGACGCAAGCTGCTATAGATTTATGGACTGTATACGTATCCGGTGCGCAGCTGGAGTTTCGGGACACGCAGTTCACTTCATCCCGCTATACATATAAAGAAAGCGatcttcttatttttcgtTTGATCCTGTCTTTGTTGCCGTGTCTGTTAAAGGATGGATATATACACTACCTCATTGTTAGTTCTGCATAATAGGGCAATCTGTTATTGTGTTACCGTACGTCTTGATCAAAAGTAAAATCGGTCCTTGCAATATGACACCCAAGTAGATCGTCTCTCGTGTTTTCCCATGTGAAAAGCTTATTAAAGAAATGGATGTCGTCATAGTATGGGGTGTTACAGTTTTGATCACAAAGGTGAACAGAACTAGATAGTTCTGTTCTACCAATTATATCGGATTGAAACAATTGGTGGTATGCATCCTATGCTAAGGTTTTGTTTCGGAATGTTACATAAATGTTTGTTACTTTGGATGATGGGGCTGATGCTCCTAGTACAGTAGTTGGGTTAGATGGTGATTGCGACGAAGATGTTGATGAAAGCGTTGAGTTCTTCAGAGAGGAGATGAACTTCGGGAGTCGGTTGTGAAACGGAATGTCAATTGCTGCCAGTCCTGGTACCGCAGCATTGCCGAGCCTGTCTCCTTTGACGATAACCTATCGCGTAGTTGGAATCACAAAGCACTTTATCACTCACTTTGCATTTATCGACAACAAACCAACATACGACTAAGTCTACGTATCCCTTGTGTAGCTGCTTATCTTTTAGGACTTCTTTCTCAAGTGCCACATAgtagtaaacaaaaataatggGGAATCTGCCAAACGTATATCAAGATCAAAAtaaagatatatatatatatattatagcATCGTAGAACACAATGGTTTGGGTACTCAACCAACTCTTTGCTAGTTTTCTGTTGGGCGTGCATTCAAATATTGGATAGGGGACGGGGAACTTGAActagtatttttgttttattacgGTTGATGCTAGTTTTGAGTAGTTTCGGTCGATGAGTAGAAAGATTTAAAGCCAACTAAAGTATAGCATTCATGGATGCAGTacaattttgaatacaaaaactagATCAATGTCGAGCATTTGGGAATCGGAATGAATAGCAAATTCGCCCTAATGGCAGTTTTAAATTGCAAATCGGATCAGATAAATCCTTTACTATTCAAGCACATTTCCACATTTCTCTACAAAGAAACATATTGAACTAAGCCCAGCAGaatatttgcaattttttttttttttgcatgtacCACACCAACCCTCACATGTTAATAACAAAAGACAAAGGATTGGTAATTCGAAACTTACTTGGCTCTTCCACAAATTACTAGAGAGCAGGATAAAGTAAAGCATACAGTTTTAACTCTCTGCCTCCTCCAAGGTTTCTTCTTCATTACATTTTTCTACATTCAGTTACTAAAACTCAGTCTAAAATACATACTACAAATTCAACCACACGTCAATTACTGGTATATTTACTGAGATTTGTTTTGGGCTTCCCGCGGACACTACACTGAAATCATACCAAGTTTGTAAGCTTGTTTGGCGAGAAAAGCTGTTGGCACACATATTACTACAACTGGTATGGTAATACGAAAGCTATTAACGCCCACTGTTCTGCTCTCACGGTGTTTTATTCTCTAGGACTTTGTCTTGtcgcttttcttttgtttgtttttgcctTCCCTTTCCAGGCACAATTTCACAGTACAAAAATTCccctttccatttttttttagctatctTATTATTTCTAACTTTGGCTTCCATGTTTTGTTGCATGTTTGCATGGTTTCGTTTTTAAGCTGACCTTGTCATGGCACCGTTTGGTCGAGGCACaatggtttttctttagatAGTTAGATCTGTGAAGGATCGGATACTTACCGATGACCCAATCGACGAAAGAAAATCACGTGAACCGGTTAACTAGTTGACGAATTCAACAGCCCCTCGGTTGATGCTACAGGGTCAAACTATCATGAAGCTCCGACTGGAATGACTGGACCGAATGGCTGGCATCCATGTCATCTCAGTTCACTATATCATGTTTGTAACACAACGATATCGAATATTCCACTTctaaaataaagttagtgtCGACTACACGGTGATAACAACAACGTAACAATGGAGAATAATTAATGCGATGGACTCATATCCATTGTCTCATCAGTTTTTCGAAGGTCTGGTTTCAGAATAAAAACGTATGGAAATGGGTGATGCGGCGTTGACAGCTCACAACTTTCATCTAGTAATTACGATGGATCATGGATGGAAACATGGAATTCTTGCTCCAGCCAGCTCCAGCCAGAGTGCAGTCATAGTACTGACATGGTACTGATAGATTACAAAATTTCGCAATATACAATTCATCGTATTATTTTATGACTCTGCTCCAGCGTCCAGGATGCTTTTGCTGTGTCCTGTGCTCTGTGCACAACTACatttatatttaatttaaCTTTTATGCTACACTGTAGAGTAGCAAATAGTACTGACAGAATTGACAGTCACAGACCCCTAGTGGGTCCATGACTCTGGTACTGATATTTAAGTGCTAATTCGTCTTTGATGAATTTCCGTCTTCTTTACTAGGGAGTCTCGACACGCAGtgaataacaaacaaacagcGACTTAGATAACTCCAATCATCCAAATACTCAGTCAATATTTAGCAATTTTCCTCACCGGTACGTTGCATTTGTTGTAATTTAAGCAATTGCTCAATTTACTTATTTCCCCGTATATTGGATTATCGCCCTCATCTATGGAAACGAAAACTAAACTTTACGATCAGATGCAAGCTTTAACACTTGCCTCTACCGATTTTTTTCCAGTATTTTTTTCACcaaagtattaaaaaaaaaaaaatgaatgaaataccAACATTTTAAAAGGTATCACAGATGTGATGCCCATTTGTGCAATGCTCTTCGGTCAGAAGAAGCAATGGGTGCAATGCATGTATTTGCATAAATCAGTCAATTTAACAGAAAGCTTTCCAAAAGTTGACTCAATAAATGCAGGAATCACTTTTTGGCAAAGGAAATTTTCATTGAGTGTGTTGGAGTGATTTTGAAACCCTGCAAGGATTCTCGAGCTCCAGCAGCttgtacttcattttcaaattccaCGAATGCGATGTCATGTCGGCCAGGAACCAAACGGACTTCTTTGAAACCAGGGAATCTAGTGAATAAAGGCTGGTTAGTATCCTCAATATTAGTTTAACAAACTGTATAAGTTCATACTGTGTGAATAACATGGACAACATCATTTCATTGGTTTCTTCTGGTAGATTAGTCAAGAACAAAATTTGATTAGGTGGTTGTTCAGGCACTCCAGCCCCTCCAACTGCTGGATATCCATAAGTAGCAGGGCCACCAAAACTACCAGGAACAACCACTTGTTGTTTactttccttcttcttctttttctttggttcTCCTTCAGGTTTTGGTTTTGCAGGACGTTCCTGAAATGTTCCTTTCATCTTCGCAATTACATCAGAATCTGTTTTGGCATATTGTATGCGCTGGAATAAAGAATTTGAAGTGTTAGCAACCAAACTATTTATTTTGGATTTCTAAGATTGATTGGCAAAACCCTCAGCCCTCTGAAAGGCAAAACAAGCACTATCAGAGGGGGCCAGTTTTATCAACATGTGTAAGAAACATGAGAGAGCAAGGATAGATCTCATCACAGGGTGATTTAAATGTGAAAActtaaaatatgaaaaagaaatttaccaTCGGTTTATCATAAAAGGGAAATCCTTGCATCCCTCGGAGGGCATTAGTGGCTGAAGTTATTTccttaaaaataacaaatgcCTGTCCACGcattttcaatgttttcaGTGCCACAATGTCGAGAATTTGTCCAAATTGTGAAAAGATTGCATACAATGATTTCTTCAACTCTGAAAACCAGTAAAAGGAATTATAAGGTCTAAACAGGTTACCAATTTATTACTTCAGTTatgtatttaaaatattattttaacaATCTAAGCGATTCAAAACCCCATGGTGATTATGGTTACAGAACCGAACTGTTTCGTAAAAGGTACTAGCCTTAATCCCATACCTTCTTTCTTgactttttcatttagattGTTTATGTAAATCGTGCTGTTGGGCCTCACGTCCATTCTTAATGTTTGACAAATTGTGAATTGATATGAAATTATTAAACGCTTCTAAAGACTTGACAAGAACAATCGCGGCGTGGGTTGTAGGCGAGTTGCCAAGTTAAGTTTTAAAGTTTTCcattatttgaattttttcgacaaaaaagttttaattACAAAATGATATTcaataattaattaaaatattttaataggATTTTAGTAAAAATTAGTTATTGTTTTTCGATTTTGtgctaaaaaataaaaaataaactgaaTTTTTGCCACAATATGACAATGTTGACAAGcaattgttttgtgtttatgaGTAGACGCTGAACGGTTGAGGCACTTTTGTTGGCCTGTGGGAGTT
This genomic interval from Daphnia magna isolate NIES linkage group LG8, ASM2063170v1.1, whole genome shotgun sequence contains the following:
- the LOC116928315 gene encoding U1 small nuclear ribonucleoprotein A, encoding MDVRPNSTIYINNLNEKVKKEELKKSLYAIFSQFGQILDIVALKTLKMRGQAFVIFKEITSATNALRGMQGFPFYDKPMRIQYAKTDSDVIAKMKGTFQERPAKPKPEGEPKKKKKKESKQQVVVPGSFGGPATYGYPAVGGAGVPEQPPNQILFLTNLPEETNEMMLSMLFTQFPGFKEVRLVPGRHDIAFVEFENEVQAAGARESLQGFKITPTHSMKISFAKK